From the Roseibium salinum genome, one window contains:
- a CDS encoding alanine racemase produces the protein MSVGLSINDLLTPVAVIDEAIMETNIRVAQEYFDRIGRNFRPHIKTHKIPALAALQVAAGARGINCQKVSEAELFAEAGFTDILITFNMLASARLERLKALNAKVDLQVVADNAVVVDGLAACFLSGEPLKVLVECDTGGGRNGVQSPAAALELATLIAGRPGLRFHGLLTYPKPSSEAAVEAFFAETIELLKGAGLDCPVVSHGGSPSLFDSDLVPSATEHRAGTYIFNDRAMVRAGMCDLDDCAMHVLATVVSRPTDTRAVLDAGSKALTSDLLGFADYGLMLDYPDASIVSLSEEHAVVDLTGSERRPEIGERVRIIPNHTCVVSNLFDRLVFHRGGVVTRSEAVAARGRVI, from the coding sequence ATGAGTGTCGGGCTTTCCATAAACGATCTGCTGACGCCGGTTGCCGTGATCGATGAAGCGATCATGGAGACCAATATCAGGGTGGCGCAGGAATATTTCGACCGGATCGGCCGGAACTTCCGGCCGCACATCAAGACGCACAAGATACCAGCGCTCGCTGCGCTTCAGGTCGCGGCCGGAGCCAGGGGCATCAACTGCCAGAAGGTCAGCGAAGCGGAGCTATTCGCGGAGGCCGGATTTACCGACATCCTGATTACCTTCAACATGCTCGCGTCCGCACGGCTGGAGCGGTTGAAGGCGCTGAACGCCAAGGTGGATCTGCAGGTCGTTGCCGATAACGCCGTTGTGGTCGACGGGCTGGCCGCGTGTTTCTTGTCCGGAGAGCCGTTGAAGGTCCTGGTCGAATGCGACACGGGAGGCGGGCGCAACGGCGTGCAATCGCCCGCGGCCGCTCTGGAACTTGCCACATTGATCGCCGGCAGGCCCGGGCTCCGGTTCCACGGATTGCTCACCTACCCGAAACCATCGTCCGAAGCGGCGGTAGAGGCCTTCTTTGCGGAAACGATCGAACTCCTGAAAGGAGCCGGTCTCGACTGTCCCGTCGTGTCGCATGGCGGATCACCGAGCCTGTTCGACTCCGATCTGGTGCCGAGCGCGACGGAGCACCGTGCGGGAACCTACATCTTCAACGATCGCGCGATGGTCCGGGCAGGCATGTGCGATCTCGATGATTGCGCCATGCATGTTCTGGCCACCGTCGTGTCCCGCCCCACCGACACCCGCGCTGTCCTGGATGCAGGATCGAAGGCGCTTACGTCCGATCTGCTCGGGTTTGCCGACTACGGCTTGATGCTCGACTATCCGGACGCTTCGATCGTGTCGCTCAGCGAGGAGCATGCGGTGGTGGATTTGACCGGATCAGAGCGACGACCGGAGATCGGCGAGCGGGTGAGGATCATTCCCAACCACACCTGCGTCGTCTCCAATCTCTTCGACAGGCTGGTGTTTCACCGCGGCGGCGTGGTGACCCGCTCCGAAGCCGTCGCCGCCCGAGGTCGTGTGATCTAG
- a CDS encoding M81 family metallopeptidase: MKIAVGGIHTECSTYSPLLQTIDDFNVTRGTALQDQLGLDADHFADATFAPLFHARSLPGGPVSPDCYRTFKSQFLTELEAALPLDGVLLIMHGAMHVPGLEDVEGDWISAVRRLVGPEIPIAVSYDLHGNVTQKIVDQIDIFCAYRTAPHIDVRETHLRAAGNLLDQLRGGPRRMVAWAPVPVLHPGEKTSTADEPARSLYAGLPEFDRRPGVCDANLMVGYVWADSGRTTAAAVVTGSQPEAAAKAAEEIASSYWANRARFAFGVPAKPLAECLSDAEAATTAPFILADSGDNPTGGGVGDRTDVLKAWLERGLTGAVFAGIADPDATGTAWAAGDGETVRISIGGAFGSDCPRLTANVTVKRSAGSEGSREVLVEIGGNLLVLTERRRPFHKLDDFRRFGIEPGNVRYLIVKSGYLSPELSPLANPARMALTDGAVNQDIRALTNLHRPTPSYPFQSRFDWEPLARVSARASGV; this comes from the coding sequence ATGAAGATCGCCGTCGGCGGCATTCACACGGAATGCAGCACCTACTCTCCTCTGCTTCAGACTATTGACGACTTCAATGTCACCCGAGGAACGGCACTTCAGGATCAGTTGGGACTCGACGCAGACCACTTTGCCGATGCGACGTTCGCTCCCCTGTTCCACGCGCGCTCTCTCCCCGGCGGCCCGGTCTCGCCCGATTGTTACCGGACTTTCAAGTCGCAATTTCTGACGGAGCTGGAGGCGGCATTGCCGCTGGACGGCGTTCTTCTGATCATGCATGGCGCCATGCATGTGCCTGGCCTGGAAGATGTCGAGGGCGACTGGATATCGGCTGTCCGCCGCCTTGTCGGCCCCGAGATTCCGATCGCGGTAAGCTATGATCTCCACGGAAACGTTACCCAGAAGATCGTCGATCAGATCGACATTTTCTGCGCCTATCGTACCGCGCCTCATATCGATGTGCGCGAAACCCATTTGCGTGCGGCCGGCAACCTCCTGGACCAACTGCGCGGCGGACCCCGCCGGATGGTGGCCTGGGCGCCTGTCCCGGTTCTTCATCCAGGTGAAAAAACCAGCACTGCCGACGAACCGGCAAGGTCGCTTTATGCTGGGCTGCCGGAATTCGATCGACGCCCCGGTGTTTGCGACGCCAATCTTATGGTTGGTTATGTCTGGGCCGATTCCGGCCGCACGACCGCGGCCGCCGTAGTCACGGGCAGCCAGCCGGAAGCTGCGGCGAAAGCTGCCGAGGAAATCGCGTCCAGCTACTGGGCGAACCGGGCGAGATTCGCATTCGGAGTGCCGGCCAAGCCGCTGGCGGAATGCCTGAGCGATGCGGAAGCGGCGACAACAGCCCCCTTCATCCTGGCCGATAGTGGCGACAACCCAACCGGCGGCGGCGTCGGTGACCGTACCGATGTGCTGAAGGCCTGGCTGGAGCGCGGTCTCACGGGGGCTGTTTTTGCCGGCATCGCGGATCCGGATGCGACCGGCACCGCCTGGGCGGCCGGCGATGGTGAAACGGTTCGCATTTCCATTGGCGGAGCATTCGGAAGCGATTGTCCCCGGCTTACAGCGAATGTGACGGTCAAGAGATCGGCCGGATCGGAGGGCAGCCGCGAGGTACTGGTGGAAATTGGCGGCAATCTGCTTGTCCTCACCGAGCGCCGGCGGCCTTTTCACAAACTGGATGACTTCCGGCGCTTCGGGATCGAACCCGGGAACGTCAGATACCTGATCGTCAAGTCCGGCTACCTGTCCCCGGAGCTTTCGCCGCTCGCCAACCCGGCCCGCATGGCTCTCACCGACGGCGCGGTCAACCAGGACATTCGCGCGCTGACCAATCTGCACCGCCCAACACCCAGTTACCCCTTTCAGAGCCGGTTTGACTGGGAGCCGCTTGCCAGAGTGTCCGCGCGTGCATCAGGCGTCTAG
- a CDS encoding SAM-dependent methyltransferase: MSEPVVLTRDNYRDQLKGMPRLARMAAELALQIRHGSLEVTFPDGRTFIVHGQEDGPYGVLDVHDWRFFRMAVQAGDVGVGEAFMAGYWSSPDVTTFLELFCINQESTLDALRGRPLTRVLLSIRHWLNANTRSGSKRNISAHYDLGNAFYKEWLDPSMTYSSAIYSNETKNLEQAQAEKYATLVRQTGIAPDHKVLEIGCGWGGFAEYVAKSVGAHVRALTISKEQFDYARERIFKAGLTEKVDVVFQDYRDEKGVFDRIASIEMFEAVGEKYWPTYFRQLTQCLKPGGKAGLQIITIQDRMFEDYRRGTDFIQRHIFPGGMLPSPGRLADIGKSLGLDVAEQTIFGQDYARTLAEWRARFRHAWPQIRPLGFDDRFKRLWEFYLHYCEAGFRSGNIDVRQIVYVKAS; the protein is encoded by the coding sequence ATGAGTGAGCCTGTTGTTCTGACACGAGACAATTACCGCGACCAGTTGAAGGGGATGCCCCGACTTGCCAGAATGGCCGCCGAGCTGGCCCTTCAGATCCGCCACGGCAGTCTGGAAGTCACGTTCCCCGATGGCCGGACATTTATCGTGCACGGTCAGGAAGACGGCCCTTACGGGGTCCTGGACGTTCACGATTGGCGGTTTTTCCGCATGGCCGTTCAAGCGGGCGACGTGGGTGTCGGTGAGGCGTTCATGGCCGGGTACTGGTCGTCGCCGGACGTGACAACCTTTCTTGAACTTTTCTGCATCAATCAGGAGTCCACGCTGGACGCGTTGCGGGGCCGTCCGCTCACCCGCGTTCTCCTGTCTATCCGCCACTGGCTGAATGCAAATACCAGAAGCGGTTCCAAGCGAAACATTTCCGCTCACTATGACCTGGGCAACGCTTTCTACAAAGAGTGGCTGGATCCGTCGATGACCTACTCCTCGGCGATCTACAGCAACGAAACCAAAAATCTGGAACAGGCGCAGGCTGAAAAATATGCGACCCTGGTTCGCCAGACCGGCATCGCGCCCGACCACAAGGTTCTGGAAATCGGCTGCGGCTGGGGCGGCTTTGCGGAATATGTCGCAAAGTCGGTTGGCGCGCATGTCAGGGCCCTGACCATCTCCAAGGAGCAGTTCGACTATGCCCGGGAGCGTATTTTCAAGGCCGGATTGACGGAAAAGGTCGATGTGGTCTTCCAGGACTATCGCGACGAGAAGGGCGTCTTCGACCGGATAGCGTCGATCGAGATGTTCGAGGCGGTCGGCGAGAAATACTGGCCGACCTATTTCAGGCAATTGACGCAATGCCTGAAGCCCGGCGGCAAGGCCGGTTTGCAGATCATCACCATTCAGGACCGGATGTTTGAGGATTACCGCCGCGGGACCGATTTCATTCAGCGCCATATATTCCCGGGCGGAATGCTGCCATCCCCCGGAAGACTGGCCGACATCGGCAAATCGCTCGGCCTTGACGTCGCCGAGCAGACGATTTTCGGCCAGGACTACGCCCGTACGCTTGCCGAATGGCGCGCCCGGTTCCGCCATGCCTGGCCGCAGATCCGGCCCCTGGGCTTCGATGACAGGTTCAAGCGGCTCTGGGAATTCTACCTGCATTATTGCGAAGCGGGTTTTCGCTCCGGCAACATCGATGTCCGCCAGATCGTCTACGTGAAAGCATCCTGA
- a CDS encoding MurR/RpiR family transcriptional regulator, which translates to MRDLLSVLQKVEPDLSKSERILASLLRSEPQFILNAGITDVAERAGVSPPTVTRFCRRLGCDSFTAFKVQVAQVAFAGTRYLTVNTASAAPRDVADSLLGQFQEATARTREALDMEAVLGAVDLLSTAELVAAFGSGGTSSMIAGEIQNRLFRLGLRTISVTDHAMQLMQGATMRSGDVIIASSVSGRNLQMVRALEAAKTYGAAVIALTRPGRPVADLADITIGIDVPEGDNILRPSGSRYAFLFVIDLLATLVAMKRGDEARESLRRVKHQLSNTRDPDDKEALGD; encoded by the coding sequence ATGCGGGACCTCCTTTCCGTTCTGCAGAAGGTCGAGCCTGATCTCTCCAAATCCGAGCGGATCCTCGCCTCACTCCTGCGCAGCGAACCGCAGTTCATCCTGAATGCCGGCATTACCGATGTGGCGGAACGGGCGGGCGTTTCTCCTCCGACGGTAACCCGGTTCTGCCGCCGCCTCGGCTGCGACAGCTTTACCGCCTTCAAGGTGCAGGTTGCGCAGGTCGCGTTCGCGGGCACCCGATATCTGACGGTGAACACTGCATCTGCCGCGCCTCGGGATGTGGCAGACAGTCTGCTGGGGCAGTTCCAGGAAGCCACCGCCAGGACGCGCGAGGCGCTCGACATGGAAGCGGTCCTGGGCGCCGTCGACCTTCTCAGCACGGCGGAACTGGTCGCGGCATTCGGCTCGGGCGGCACCTCCTCGATGATCGCCGGTGAAATCCAGAACCGGCTGTTCCGTCTCGGACTGCGGACGATCAGCGTGACGGACCACGCCATGCAGTTGATGCAGGGGGCAACCATGCGCAGCGGCGATGTCATCATCGCGTCCTCCGTTTCCGGCCGGAACCTTCAGATGGTGCGGGCGCTGGAAGCGGCGAAGACCTACGGCGCCGCGGTAATCGCGCTCACCCGCCCCGGCCGTCCCGTCGCCGACCTCGCGGATATCACGATCGGCATCGATGTGCCGGAGGGAGACAACATTCTTCGGCCGAGCGGCAGTCGCTACGCGTTCCTGTTCGTCATCGATCTTCTTGCCACGCTGGTTGCGATGAAACGCGGCGATGAAGCGCGGGAAAGCCTGCGGCGGGTCAAACACCAACTCAGCAACACCCGCGACCCGGATGACAAGGAAGCCCTCGGTGACTGA
- a CDS encoding beta-N-acetylhexosaminidase — MIQFVLDCFYRPAADLKDAQLEFALTNTGQTTLKSFTLAYTALTRAARTHELDNADGLLRLANFHEVTPPDGLELEPGATWTFAIRGLANPARHRLDGPKSGYVSCGGAIIDVVCNDLETTADLDTGERKSLPAGRPDEPLHIVPWPQSVEISDYRTGVSSVLITSGTVEEKAAANKINALSRRLFPDAPYPFRFTSSLPHPKMAFQQDGELAPAGYRLRFSGDIITLAYGGDAGRDYGLTVLAQLAYGAYRAPDTYRFPSKGAIEDAPRFSWRGTHLDVSRHFRGAADILRLLDILAWGRMNVFQWHLTDDEGWRLEIKSYPELTVSGARRGPGCQQVPQLGFASEVHEGFYSQDEVREIVAHAASLNIDIVPEIDVPGHSTAVLKTYPHLADQAELPESYHSVQGYPNNALNPAMEETYQFLEKVFAEVANLFPGDYIHIGGDEVDAKSWLASPKTQRLMEERALKDTMEVQAYFMGRVRDILRKFGKKLAGWDEVSHGGGIDPDGVLLMAWQKQEVTRDLIAQGYEVICTPGQHYYMDMVQASGWHEPGASWAGVSTPEATYAYEPTEGLSEDGTGLLKGVQACIWCEHMTDNDIFNHMVFPRLYGVAEAGWTLPEQKNWARFAAQTPLFPAL, encoded by the coding sequence ATGATCCAATTCGTTCTTGATTGCTTCTATCGCCCCGCAGCCGACCTGAAGGATGCCCAACTGGAATTTGCGCTGACCAACACGGGTCAGACCACGCTCAAGTCCTTCACCCTCGCTTATACGGCGCTGACCCGCGCAGCACGAACTCATGAACTGGACAACGCAGACGGGCTGCTGCGGCTCGCCAATTTTCATGAAGTGACGCCTCCAGATGGCCTGGAGCTGGAACCCGGCGCAACCTGGACCTTCGCCATTCGGGGACTTGCAAATCCTGCGCGGCACCGGCTGGACGGGCCCAAGTCCGGTTACGTCTCCTGCGGCGGCGCAATCATCGACGTTGTCTGCAATGACCTGGAAACGACCGCGGACCTGGATACGGGGGAGCGGAAGTCCCTGCCTGCGGGCAGACCCGATGAGCCGCTTCATATCGTGCCCTGGCCGCAATCCGTCGAGATTTCCGACTACCGGACGGGCGTCTCCTCGGTTCTGATTACAAGCGGCACGGTGGAAGAGAAAGCGGCGGCGAACAAGATCAACGCGCTCTCCAGACGGCTTTTCCCGGATGCTCCCTATCCGTTCCGGTTCACCAGTTCCCTGCCCCATCCGAAGATGGCGTTCCAGCAGGATGGCGAGCTTGCGCCGGCCGGTTACCGGTTGCGCTTTTCGGGAGACATCATCACGCTCGCCTATGGCGGCGATGCCGGGCGCGACTACGGGCTGACCGTCCTGGCGCAGCTCGCCTATGGTGCCTACCGCGCTCCGGATACCTACCGCTTTCCGTCCAAGGGCGCGATTGAAGACGCACCAAGGTTTTCCTGGCGCGGCACCCATCTGGACGTGTCTCGCCATTTCAGGGGCGCGGCGGACATCCTGCGCCTCCTCGATATCCTCGCCTGGGGCCGCATGAATGTCTTTCAATGGCATTTGACCGACGACGAAGGCTGGCGACTGGAAATCAAGTCCTATCCGGAGCTCACGGTCAGCGGCGCCAGGCGCGGCCCCGGCTGTCAGCAGGTGCCGCAGCTCGGCTTTGCCTCCGAGGTCCATGAAGGCTTCTACTCGCAGGACGAGGTTCGCGAGATCGTGGCACATGCGGCAAGTCTCAACATCGACATCGTGCCGGAAATCGACGTTCCAGGTCATTCTACCGCCGTTCTGAAAACCTATCCCCACCTTGCCGACCAGGCGGAACTGCCGGAAAGCTATCATTCGGTTCAGGGCTATCCGAACAATGCGCTGAACCCGGCGATGGAAGAGACCTACCAGTTTCTCGAAAAGGTGTTCGCCGAAGTCGCAAACCTGTTCCCAGGTGATTACATCCATATCGGCGGCGACGAGGTCGACGCGAAGTCCTGGCTGGCGTCGCCGAAAACGCAGCGCCTCATGGAAGAACGGGCGCTCAAGGACACGATGGAGGTCCAAGCCTATTTCATGGGCCGGGTTAGAGACATCCTGAGGAAATTCGGCAAGAAACTGGCGGGTTGGGACGAAGTCTCTCATGGCGGCGGCATCGACCCGGACGGCGTCCTGCTGATGGCCTGGCAGAAGCAGGAAGTCACCCGGGACCTGATCGCCCAGGGCTACGAGGTCATCTGCACCCCGGGCCAGCACTATTACATGGACATGGTCCAGGCATCCGGCTGGCATGAGCCGGGCGCAAGCTGGGCCGGCGTCTCGACACCTGAGGCGACCTACGCCTATGAGCCGACGGAAGGGCTGAGCGAGGATGGCACGGGATTGCTGAAAGGTGTTCAGGCCTGCATCTGGTGCGAGCACATGACCGACAACGACATTTTCAATCACATGGTCTTCCCGCGGCTCTATGGCGTGGCGGAGGCTGGTTGGACGCTGCCGGAGCAGAAGAACTGGGCACGCTTTGCCGCTCAGACGCCGTTGTTCCCGGCGCTTTGA
- a CDS encoding SDR family oxidoreductase gives MTDQSSKPVAVVTGAAGDIGTAIAARLAVTHRVVAVDIDDAALKVAASKLNCAGADAIAVQCDVTKPDDLSRMAETARQAGGVNALINNAGGGAALSLHSMTADTLSRDLALNLEAALNCFKVLETALVASRAGTVINIVSVNGLGTFGHPAYSAAKAGLIHATRALAIEYGRYGLRANAVAPGTVKTQAWKARQEANPAVFDEALSWYPFKTLPEPDDIAAAVAFLLSPAARCITGICLPVDSGLSAGSPALARTFTQSPDFDGQ, from the coding sequence GTGACTGATCAGAGCTCAAAACCCGTTGCAGTGGTTACCGGCGCCGCCGGAGACATCGGAACCGCGATCGCCGCCCGGCTGGCCGTTACGCACAGGGTTGTTGCCGTCGACATCGATGACGCGGCCTTGAAGGTCGCCGCATCGAAGCTCAACTGCGCCGGCGCGGATGCCATTGCCGTGCAATGCGACGTGACGAAACCTGACGACCTGAGCCGCATGGCCGAGACAGCCCGGCAGGCGGGAGGCGTCAATGCGCTGATCAACAATGCCGGCGGCGGCGCGGCGCTCTCCCTCCATTCGATGACCGCGGACACGCTGTCGCGCGATCTTGCGCTCAACCTTGAAGCGGCACTCAACTGCTTCAAGGTGCTGGAAACTGCGCTCGTGGCCAGCCGTGCCGGGACGGTCATCAACATAGTCTCGGTCAACGGGCTCGGCACATTCGGGCATCCGGCCTACAGCGCCGCGAAGGCCGGGCTGATACATGCCACAAGGGCGCTTGCCATCGAATACGGCAGATATGGCCTCAGGGCCAATGCGGTGGCACCGGGCACCGTCAAGACGCAGGCATGGAAGGCACGTCAGGAGGCCAATCCTGCCGTCTTCGACGAGGCGCTTTCCTGGTATCCGTTCAAAACCCTGCCGGAACCGGACGACATTGCCGCGGCTGTCGCCTTTCTTCTCAGTCCGGCGGCGCGGTGCATTACCGGCATTTGCCTGCCGGTCGACAGCGGTCTTTCGGCCGGCTCCCCGGCCCTCGCACGAACCTTCACACAATCCCCTGATTTTGACGGGCAGTAA
- a CDS encoding RidA family protein, translated as MSITRYGAEKSGAGGQNLPFARAVEADGWLYVSGQVPMKDGEIVAGGIVDQTHLTVQNVLAILEEAGYGPEHVVRVGVWLDDPRDFWSFNGVYKSYFGEHPPARACVQASMMVDCKVEIDCIAYKKPA; from the coding sequence ATGTCGATTACACGTTACGGCGCGGAAAAGTCCGGTGCCGGCGGCCAGAACCTGCCCTTTGCCCGGGCAGTGGAGGCGGACGGCTGGCTGTATGTTTCCGGCCAGGTTCCGATGAAGGACGGCGAGATCGTTGCCGGCGGCATCGTCGACCAGACCCACCTGACCGTTCAGAACGTCCTGGCCATTCTGGAAGAAGCCGGATACGGGCCGGAACATGTCGTGCGCGTCGGCGTCTGGCTCGATGACCCGCGCGACTTCTGGTCCTTCAACGGCGTCTACAAGAGCTATTTCGGCGAACACCCGCCAGCGCGCGCCTGCGTACAGGCTTCGATGATGGTGGACTGCAAGGTTGAGATCGACTGTATCGCCTACAAGAAACCGGCCTGA
- a CDS encoding cysteine synthase A, with the protein MSVSASVVDAIGNTPLIRLRALSEETGCEILGKAEFMNPGQSVKDRPARQMILEAEARGDLKPGGVIVEGTAGNTGIGLALVASARGYRTVIVIPETQSQEKKDMLRLCGAELVEVPAKPFKDPNNYQHVARRLAEQMAKTEPNGAIFADQWNNLDNRKAHYLTTGPEIFEQTGGKVDGFICAVGSGGTLAGVSQYLHEKNAGAIIGCADPEGAAMQSLFTTGEAVASAGSSVAEGIGLGRSTPIVQDVKVDHAYTISDKEALPLMFDLAAQEGLLLGGSTAINLAGARRLAKEMGPGKTIVTILCDHGTRYQSKLYNPEFLRSKDLPVPAWLERKVDIEPPFV; encoded by the coding sequence ATGTCTGTGTCCGCTTCTGTTGTCGACGCAATCGGCAACACGCCCCTGATCCGCCTGAGAGCCCTTTCTGAAGAAACCGGATGTGAAATCCTCGGCAAGGCCGAGTTCATGAACCCGGGCCAGTCGGTGAAGGATCGGCCGGCCCGCCAGATGATACTCGAGGCGGAGGCCCGCGGAGACCTGAAGCCTGGCGGGGTGATCGTCGAGGGGACGGCCGGAAATACCGGGATCGGACTTGCCCTGGTTGCCAGTGCGCGCGGGTACCGCACCGTTATCGTCATTCCCGAGACCCAGAGCCAGGAAAAGAAGGACATGCTTCGCCTGTGCGGCGCGGAGTTGGTCGAGGTTCCCGCAAAACCGTTCAAGGACCCGAACAACTACCAGCACGTCGCCCGGCGCCTGGCGGAGCAGATGGCAAAGACGGAACCGAATGGTGCCATTTTTGCCGACCAGTGGAACAATCTCGACAACCGCAAGGCCCATTACCTGACCACCGGACCGGAAATCTTTGAGCAGACCGGCGGCAAGGTGGACGGTTTCATTTGCGCAGTCGGTTCCGGGGGAACCCTGGCGGGCGTCTCGCAATACCTGCACGAGAAGAATGCCGGTGCCATCATCGGCTGCGCAGATCCTGAAGGCGCGGCAATGCAGTCGCTGTTCACCACAGGCGAAGCCGTCGCCTCCGCGGGAAGCTCCGTTGCCGAAGGGATCGGACTGGGCCGCAGCACCCCCATCGTCCAGGATGTGAAGGTCGATCACGCCTACACGATTTCCGACAAGGAAGCCCTCCCCCTCATGTTCGATCTCGCCGCGCAGGAGGGACTGCTCCTCGGCGGTTCGACGGCAATCAACCTCGCGGGTGCCCGCCGCCTAGCAAAGGAAATGGGTCCTGGGAAAACCATTGTCACCATTCTGTGCGACCACGGCACACGCTACCAGTCAAAGCTATACAATCCGGAGTTCCTGCGCTCGAAGGATTTGCCGGTGCCCGCATGGCTGGAACGCAAAGTCGATATCGAGCCGCCGTTTGTATGA
- a CDS encoding M81 family metallopeptidase → MNQPRAFAAVLATETNTFSPIRIDINAFKASLLARPGEHPETPTLCSAVVTEGRRFARENGWQLVEGTAAWADPAGLVSKATYEGLRDEILDQIGAGGPFDVVVLGLHGAMVADGYDDPEGDFLERVRAAVGPDVPVIATLDPHSHLTAKRVAAADALIAFKEFPHVDFVDRAVDAWRIAGDTVAGRVRPVISIYDPKMIDVFPTSTQPMRRFVDDMVRKEAEIAGILSLSVIHGFLAGDVPEMGTKIIAVTDDDKVLGGAVAQELGEALFKLRGKVRSAELGPSEAFDRALAYDGGPVTVADMWDNPGGGTAGDATVLLREAIDRKLDSIAFGSVWDPIAVQLCHAAGEGARMMLRFGAKSAPETGNPIDAEVEIVRNIAKAEQRFGDSIVPIGDASLIRVGGVEVILNSTRAQCFDTSLFSNFGIDPSDRKILVVKSTNHFYQSFAQVSPLILYCAAGRAYPTDPRTTPYKKAPRNIWPICDRESPEEPQYLFEPGLAGSLGE, encoded by the coding sequence ATGAACCAGCCACGTGCCTTTGCCGCCGTGCTCGCCACGGAAACCAACACTTTCTCGCCGATCCGGATTGATATCAACGCGTTCAAGGCGTCGTTGCTGGCCCGGCCCGGCGAGCATCCGGAAACGCCGACGCTTTGCTCGGCCGTCGTCACGGAAGGGCGACGTTTCGCCAGGGAAAACGGCTGGCAACTGGTGGAGGGAACCGCGGCCTGGGCCGATCCCGCGGGCCTGGTGTCCAAGGCCACCTATGAAGGCTTGCGGGACGAGATCCTGGATCAGATCGGTGCCGGCGGACCCTTCGACGTGGTCGTGCTTGGACTGCACGGGGCCATGGTGGCTGATGGATATGACGATCCGGAAGGGGATTTTCTCGAGCGCGTTCGAGCAGCAGTCGGCCCCGACGTACCCGTCATAGCAACGCTCGACCCCCACAGCCACCTGACAGCCAAACGGGTGGCCGCCGCCGATGCCCTGATCGCATTCAAGGAATTTCCGCATGTCGATTTCGTCGACCGTGCCGTGGATGCCTGGCGGATTGCCGGGGATACGGTGGCCGGACGGGTCAGGCCTGTGATCAGCATCTATGATCCTAAAATGATCGATGTCTTTCCGACCTCAACACAGCCCATGCGCCGGTTCGTCGACGATATGGTCCGCAAGGAAGCCGAGATCGCCGGTATTCTGTCGCTATCCGTCATTCACGGATTTTTGGCCGGGGACGTGCCGGAAATGGGCACCAAGATCATCGCGGTCACGGACGATGACAAGGTCCTGGGGGGTGCCGTCGCGCAGGAACTCGGCGAGGCCCTGTTCAAGTTGCGGGGCAAGGTCCGTAGCGCGGAACTCGGCCCGTCGGAAGCCTTCGACCGCGCCCTGGCGTATGATGGCGGCCCGGTCACGGTCGCGGACATGTGGGACAACCCGGGCGGGGGAACAGCGGGAGACGCAACGGTCCTCCTGCGGGAAGCCATCGACCGGAAACTGGACAGCATCGCGTTTGGCAGCGTGTGGGATCCCATTGCTGTTCAATTGTGCCATGCCGCAGGCGAGGGTGCCCGCATGATGTTGCGCTTCGGGGCAAAGTCCGCGCCCGAGACCGGCAATCCCATCGATGCCGAGGTCGAAATCGTGCGCAACATCGCAAAGGCGGAACAGCGCTTCGGCGACAGCATCGTGCCGATTGGCGACGCTTCGCTGATCCGCGTCGGCGGCGTCGAAGTGATCTTGAATTCCACGCGGGCCCAGTGTTTCGATACGAGCCTGTTTTCGAATTTCGGCATCGATCCGTCGGACCGGAAAATCCTGGTCGTGAAATCGACGAACCATTTCTACCAGTCCTTTGCGCAGGTCAGTCCGCTGATCCTTTATTGCGCGGCAGGGCGGGCCTATCCGACGGATCCGCGGACCACGCCCTACAAAAAGGCGCCGCGGAATATCTGGCCGATCTGCGATCGCGAATCGCCGGAGGAGCCGCAATATCTGTTCGAGCCCGGTCTTGCCGGCAGTCTGGGGGAGTGA